Proteins encoded by one window of Clostridium cagae:
- a CDS encoding TIGR03915 family putative DNA repair protein — translation MKILIYDDTFFGLLNALYKSFNYDQTNLFICSKKSNIPLLGSEIINVNTNSHIAKKVQNTIIYKIDKLALEKIYIVYLSNYENKEMLLLKYLKIAFKLNKDVHSFLNIDEVRLIDTINKKVTYESHRFKGFVRFNLINNKFFYSCIEPDNDILELIADHFKKRFKNEYFIIHDLNREKAIIYNKIDYEIIPLDLKDYEKLKTHSDNYGKLWSTYFKSTAIIERKNLKLQSRMMPKRYWKHIIEVND, via the coding sequence ATGAAAATACTAATATATGATGATACTTTCTTTGGACTTTTAAATGCTTTATATAAAAGTTTTAATTATGATCAGACAAATTTATTTATATGTAGTAAAAAAAGTAATATCCCCTTACTTGGAAGCGAAATTATTAATGTAAATACTAATTCTCATATTGCTAAGAAAGTCCAAAATACTATAATTTATAAAATAGACAAATTAGCTCTAGAAAAAATTTATATTGTATATTTAAGCAATTACGAAAATAAAGAAATGCTTTTACTTAAATATTTAAAAATTGCTTTTAAATTAAATAAGGACGTTCATTCTTTTTTAAATATTGATGAAGTTAGACTTATAGATACTATTAATAAAAAAGTAACTTATGAAAGTCATAGATTTAAAGGATTTGTTAGATTCAATCTTATAAATAATAAATTTTTCTATTCTTGTATTGAACCTGATAATGATATATTAGAACTTATAGCTGACCATTTTAAGAAAAGATTTAAAAATGAATACTTTATAATTCATGATTTGAATAGGGAAAAAGCAATAATTTATAATAAAATAGATTATGAAATAATTCCTCTTGATTTAAAAGATTATGAAAAATTGAAAACACATTCTGATAACTATGGTAAGCTTTGGAGCACATATTTCAAATCTACAGCTATAATTGAAAGAAAAAATCTAAAATTACAAAGTAGAATGATGCCAAAAAGATATTGGAAGCACATAATAGAGGTTAATGATTAA